A region from the Oncorhynchus keta strain PuntledgeMale-10-30-2019 chromosome 5, Oket_V2, whole genome shotgun sequence genome encodes:
- the LOC118384465 gene encoding E3 ubiquitin/ISG15 ligase TRIM25-like, with protein MMAEAGVLEMFSEQELTCSICLDLFNDPVSTPCGHNFCQGCIGGYWASSTTCTCPLCKHQFPERPQLNINRVFAHIAEKYKEAHYGTGKPHMSDVNTPGAIANSNPFLEEMIKCDVCTGKKQVAISSCLTCTASYCEAHVQPHLNTPFYANHQLLEPREALRGRTCPLHHRLLEVYCRTDQICICAICVLEEHRTHRTVSVQTERVNKQKLIGKTELEIQNRIEGKHFRLNALKSRLETVRNYARGEMSEVEQLLGELSRSVDRIREELVGGMEEKRASVETRGEGLVTRLEAELGQLKVRRSRLEAQATSEDHIGFLQSFEEASAPIQADSDTQELDAEAEVSLHFSLGEVKVALGELKKSMDEIRMGEVQSRSSLTSLRESDSMMSIQTLRTTKSQWSLRDLKKIKSGSGLKKIQSYLEDVTLNPVTAYPFLILSDDRKQVKRGEKLQFYRNSTQRFDVWSCVLAKEGFNSGRHYWEVNVGENKDWKVGVVRESAQRKGLFDMSPNSGYYALWWGGTHLRALTIPALTKVKTSVRLRRVGIYLDCEEGQVTFYNVKTGSEVYSFSVPEFSERMFPLLGTGDREVPLALMITQCSSVPE; from the exons ATGATGGCTGAGGCGGGGGTCCTGGAGATGTTTTCGGAGCAGGAGCTGACCTGCTCCATCTGCTTAGACCTGTTCAACGACCCAGTGTCGACGCCCTGCGGACATAACTTTTGCCAGGGTTGTATCGGAGGCTACTGGGCCTCCAGCACCACCTGCACCTGCCCGCTCTGCAAGCACCAGTTCCCCGAGCGGCCTCAGCTCAACATCAACAGAGTCTTCGCCCATATCGCTGAGAAATACAAAGAAGCTCACTACGGCACAGGAAAGCCGCACATGTCGGACGTGAATACACCGGGAGCCATAGCCAACAGCAACCCGTTCCTGGAGGAGATGATCAAATGTGATGTGTGTACAGGGAAGAAACAAGTGGCGATCAGCTCGTGTTTGACCTGCACGGCATCCTACTGCGAGGCCCATGTGCAGCCTCACCTGAACACGCCCTTCTATGCCAACCACCAGCTCCTGGAGCCCCGGGAAGCGCTTCGCGGCCGCACCTGCCCACTGCACCACCGGCTTCTGGAGGTGTACTGCCGCACGGACCAGATCTGTATCTGTGCCATCTGTGTGCTGGAGGAGCACCGCACACACCGCACCGTGTCCGTGCAGACAGAGCGAGTCAACAAACAG AAACTCATTGGAAAGACGGAACTGGAGATTCAGAACCGGATTGAGGGGAAGCACTTCCGTCTGAATGCGCTCAAGAGCCGACTGGAGACCGTCAGG AACTATGCACGGGGTGAGATGTCGGAGGTGGAGCAGTTGCTGGGGGAGCTGAGTCGCTCGGTGGACAGGATCCGTGAAGAGCTGGTGGGCGGGATGGAGGAGAAGCGGGCGTCAGTGGAAACACGGGGGGAGGGGCTAGTGACCCGTTTGGAGGCGGAGCTTGGCCAGCTGAAGGTGCGGCGATCCAGACTGGAAGCCCAGGCCACGTCTGAGGACCACATTGGCTTCCTCCAG AGTTTTGAGGAGGCGAGTGCCCCCATACAGGCAGACTCTGACACCCAGGAGTTGGATGCCGAGGCAGAGGTGTCACTGCATTTCTCTCTGGGGGAGGTGAAGGTGGCTCTAGGGGAATTGAAGAAGAGTATGGATGAGATCCGCATGGGGGAGGTGCAATCCCGAAGCTCCC TTACTTCCCTACGGGAGAGCGACAGTATGATGAGTATACAGACACTACGGACCACTAAGAGTCAGTGGTCTCTACGAG ATCTAAAAAAGATCAAATCTGGATCAG GGCTGAAGAAGATACAGTCTTATTTAG AGGATGTGACGCTAAACCCAGTGACGGCGTACCCCTTCCTCATCCTCTCTGACGACAGGAAgcaggtaaagagaggagagaaactgCAGTTCTACAGGAACAGCACCCAACGCTTCGACGTCTGGTCTTGCGTGCTGGCCAAAGAGGGCTTCAACTCGGGGCGACACTACTGGGAG GTGAATGTGGGTGAGAATAAAGACTGGAAGGTGGGCGTGGTGCGGGAGTCAGCCCAGAGGAAAGGGCTGTTTGACATGAGCCCTAATAGTGGTTACTACGCCCTCTGGTGGGGGGGCACCCACCTGCGCGCCCTCACTATTCCGGCCCTCACCAAGGTTAAGACATCGGTGCGCCTCCGCAGAGTGGGTATCTACCTGGACTGTGAGGAGGGTCAGGTGACCTTCTACAATGTCAAGACTGGCTCGGAGGTGTACAGCTTCAGCGTGCCTGAGTTCTCTGAGAGGATGTTTCCTCTACTGGGCACTGGGGACAGGGAGGTGCCCCTGGCTCTCATGATCACACAGTGTAGCAGCGTGCCCGAATGA
- the LOC118384466 gene encoding NEDD8-conjugating enzyme Ubc12 yields MIKLFSLKQQKKDEESAGGNRTGAGGKKASAAQLRIQKDINELNLPKTCEIVFPDQDDLLNFKLIISPDEGFYKGGKFVFSFKVGQGYPHDPPKVKCETMVYHPNIDLEGNVCLNILREDWKPVLTVNSIIYGLQYLFLEPNPEDPLNKEAAEVLQTNRRLFEQNVQRSLRGLCGRHVF; encoded by the exons ATGATTAAGCTCTTTTCTCTGAAGCAGCAGAAGAAAGACGAGGAATctgctggaggaaacagaacAGGAGCCGGGGGTAAAAAAGCAAGCGCGGCCCAGCTTCGAATACAGAAAG ACATCAATGAGCTGAACCTCCCAAAGACGTGCGAGATCGTCTTCCCCGACCAAGATGATCTGCTCAACTTCAAACTCATCATCTCACCAGACGAG GGCTTTTACAAAGGGGGAAAGTTTGTCTTCAGCTTTAAG GTAGGACAGGGCTACCCTCATGACCCCCCGAAGGTCAAGTGTGAGACAATGGTGTACCACCCGAACATTGACCTGGAGGGCAATGTCTGCCTAAATATCTTGAG AGAGGACTGGAAGCCTGTGTTGACAGTGAACTCCATCATATATGGACTACAGTATCTATTTCTA GAGCCAAATCCAGAGGACCCTTTGAACAAAGAGGCGGCGGAGGTCCTGCAGACGAACCGACGGCTCTTTGAGCAGAATGTCCAGCGGTCGCTGCGGGGGTTATGTGGGCGCCACGTATTTTGA